From Streptomyces fungicidicus, one genomic window encodes:
- the atpE gene encoding ATP synthase F0 subunit C has translation MSNLAAVTGDLGSVGYGLAAIGPGVGVGIIFGNGTQALARQPEAAGLIRANQILGFAFCEALALIGLVMPFVY, from the coding sequence ATGTCCAACCTTGCTGCTGTCACCGGTGACCTCGGTTCCGTCGGTTACGGTCTCGCGGCCATCGGCCCGGGCGTCGGCGTTGGCATCATCTTCGGTAACGGCACCCAGGCCCTGGCCCGTCAGCCCGAGGCCGCCGGCCTGATCCGCGCCAACCAGATCCTGGGCTTCGCCTTCTGTGAGGCGCTCGCCCTGATCGGTCTCGTCATGCCGTTCGTCTACTAA
- a CDS encoding F0F1 ATP synthase subunit B has protein sequence MNSALVFLAAEGEKENPLIPPWPEVVIGLIAFVIVFGFLAKKLLPTINKVLEERREAIEGGIEKAEAAQTEAQSVLEQYKAQLAEARHEAARLRQEAQEQGATLIAEMRAEGQRQREEIIAAGHAQIEADRKAAASALRQDVGKLATDLAGKLVGESLEDHARQSRVIDRFLDELDQKAEAAR, from the coding sequence GTGAACTCCGCCCTGGTTTTCCTGGCGGCTGAGGGTGAGAAGGAGAATCCCCTCATCCCGCCGTGGCCGGAAGTTGTCATCGGCCTCATCGCTTTCGTCATCGTCTTCGGTTTCCTCGCCAAGAAGCTCCTCCCGACCATCAACAAGGTCCTGGAAGAGCGTCGCGAGGCCATCGAAGGCGGTATCGAGAAGGCCGAGGCCGCTCAGACCGAGGCCCAGAGCGTCCTTGAGCAGTACAAGGCTCAGCTCGCCGAAGCCCGGCACGAGGCCGCGCGTCTGCGCCAGGAGGCGCAGGAGCAGGGCGCGACGCTCATCGCCGAGATGCGGGCCGAGGGCCAGCGTCAGCGCGAGGAGATCATCGCCGCCGGTCACGCGCAGATCGAGGCCGACCGCAAGGCCGCCGCTTCCGCGCTGCGCCAGGACGTCGGCAAGCTCGCCACCGACCTGGCCGGCAAGCTCGTCGGCGAGTCCCTCGAGGACCACGCCCGGCAGAGCCGCGTGATCGACCGCTTCCTCGACGAGCTCGACCAGAAGGCCGAGGCCGCGCGATGA
- a CDS encoding F0F1 ATP synthase subunit delta, with protein sequence MNGASREALAAARERLDSLTDSTSVDAAVLADELAAVTTLLDREVSLRRVLTDPAQAGEAKADLARRLLGSQVGGPTADVVSGMVRSRWSQSRDLVDALEQLAAVADLTAAQKSGALDDVEDELFRFGRIVSSNTELRAALTSRSATASAKSELLRSLLGGRANAATERLVTRLVTVPRGRSLESGLESLSKLAAERRDRMVAVVTSAVPLSDRQKQRLGDSLAKLYGRRMHLNLDVDPEVVGGIRVQVGDEVINGSLADRLEDASRRLAS encoded by the coding sequence ATGAACGGAGCGAGCCGCGAGGCCCTGGCAGCCGCACGTGAGCGTCTCGACTCGCTGACGGACTCCACGTCCGTGGACGCGGCCGTGCTCGCCGACGAGCTGGCCGCCGTCACCACGCTGCTCGACCGCGAGGTGTCGCTGCGTCGGGTCCTCACCGACCCGGCGCAGGCCGGTGAGGCCAAGGCCGACCTGGCCCGGCGCCTGCTCGGCTCGCAGGTCGGCGGCCCGACCGCGGACGTCGTGTCCGGCATGGTGCGGTCCCGCTGGTCGCAGTCCCGCGACCTGGTGGACGCGCTGGAGCAGCTGGCCGCCGTCGCCGACCTCACCGCCGCTCAGAAGTCCGGCGCGCTCGACGACGTCGAGGACGAGCTGTTCCGGTTCGGCCGGATCGTCTCCTCGAACACGGAGCTGCGCGCCGCGCTGACCAGCCGGAGCGCCACCGCCTCCGCCAAGAGCGAGCTGCTGCGCAGCCTGCTCGGGGGCAGGGCGAACGCGGCGACCGAGCGTCTGGTGACACGTCTCGTGACCGTGCCGCGGGGACGTAGCCTGGAGTCGGGACTCGAGTCCCTGTCCAAGCTCGCCGCCGAGCGCCGTGACCGCATGGTGGCCGTCGTCACCTCCGCGGTGCCGCTGAGCGACCGGCAGAAGCAGCGCCTGGGCGACTCCCTCGCGAAGCTCTACGGCCGCCGGATGCACCTCAACCTCGACGTCGACCCCGAGGTCGTCGGCGGGATCCGGGTGCAGGTCGGTGACGAGGTCATCAACGGCTCCCTCGCGGACCGGCTCGAGGACGCCAGCCGCCGGCTGGCGAGCTGA
- the atpA gene encoding F0F1 ATP synthase subunit alpha, giving the protein MAELTIRPEEIRDALENFVQSYKPDAASREEVGTVTLAGDGIAKVEGLPSAMANELLKFEDGTLGLALNLEEREIGAIVLGEFSGIEEGQPVTRTGEVLSVAVGEGYLGRVVDPLGNPIDGLGEIETEGRRALELQAPTVMQRKSVHEPMETGYKAVDAMTPIGRGQRQLIIGDRQTGKTALAVDTIINQRDNWRTGDPKKQVRCIYVAIGQKGSTIASVRRALEENGALEYTTIVAAPASDPAGFKYLAPYTGSAIGQQWMYEGKHVLIIFDDLSKQADAYRAVSLLLRRPPGREAYPGDVFYLHSRLLERCAKLSDDMGAGSMTGLPIVETKANDVSAFIPTNVISITDGQCFLESDLFNAGQRPALNVGISVSRVGGSAQHKAMRQVSGRLRVDLAQFRELEAFAAFGSDLDAASKAQLERGQRMVELLKQNQYEPMATEDQVVSVWAGTTGRMDDVPVADIRRFEKELLEHLHRKEQGLMTSIKEGAKMSDDTIQAIADAVAEFKKQFETSDGKLLGEDAPAAAAK; this is encoded by the coding sequence ATGGCGGAGCTCACGATCCGGCCGGAGGAGATCCGGGACGCGCTGGAGAACTTCGTCCAGTCGTACAAGCCGGACGCGGCCTCGCGCGAGGAAGTCGGTACGGTCACCCTTGCCGGCGACGGCATCGCGAAGGTCGAGGGCCTGCCCTCGGCCATGGCGAACGAGCTGCTGAAGTTCGAGGACGGCACCCTCGGCCTCGCCCTCAACCTCGAGGAGCGCGAGATCGGTGCCATCGTCCTCGGTGAGTTCAGCGGTATCGAGGAGGGCCAGCCGGTCACCCGCACCGGCGAGGTCCTGTCCGTCGCCGTCGGCGAGGGCTACCTCGGCCGTGTGGTCGACCCGCTCGGCAACCCGATCGACGGCCTCGGCGAGATCGAGACCGAGGGCCGCCGCGCCCTCGAACTGCAGGCCCCCACGGTCATGCAGCGCAAGTCGGTGCACGAGCCGATGGAGACGGGCTACAAGGCCGTCGACGCCATGACCCCGATCGGCCGTGGTCAGCGCCAGCTGATCATCGGCGACCGCCAGACCGGCAAGACCGCCCTGGCCGTCGACACGATCATCAACCAGCGTGACAACTGGCGCACCGGCGACCCGAAGAAGCAGGTCCGCTGCATCTACGTCGCCATCGGCCAGAAGGGCTCCACCATCGCGTCGGTCCGCCGCGCGCTGGAGGAGAACGGCGCGCTGGAGTACACGACCATCGTCGCCGCCCCGGCGTCCGACCCGGCCGGCTTCAAGTACCTGGCGCCGTACACCGGCTCGGCCATCGGCCAGCAGTGGATGTACGAGGGCAAGCACGTCCTGATCATCTTCGACGACCTGTCGAAGCAGGCCGACGCCTACCGCGCCGTCTCCCTGCTGCTGCGCCGCCCGCCGGGCCGTGAGGCCTACCCGGGTGACGTCTTCTACCTGCACTCCCGTCTGCTGGAGCGCTGCGCCAAGCTCTCCGACGACATGGGCGCCGGCTCGATGACCGGTCTGCCGATCGTCGAGACCAAGGCCAACGACGTGTCGGCGTTCATCCCGACCAACGTCATCTCCATCACCGACGGCCAGTGCTTCCTGGAGTCGGACCTGTTCAACGCCGGTCAGCGCCCCGCGCTGAACGTCGGTATCTCCGTCTCCCGAGTCGGTGGTTCCGCGCAGCACAAGGCGATGCGTCAAGTCTCCGGCCGTCTGCGCGTGGACCTCGCCCAGTTCCGTGAGCTGGAGGCGTTCGCCGCCTTCGGTTCCGACCTGGACGCCGCGTCGAAGGCGCAGCTGGAGCGCGGTCAGCGCATGGTCGAGCTGCTGAAGCAGAACCAGTACGAGCCGATGGCCACCGAGGACCAGGTCGTCTCCGTCTGGGCCGGCACCACGGGCCGCATGGACGACGTGCCGGTCGCCGACATCCGCCGCTTCGAGAAGGAGCTGCTGGAGCACCTGCACCGCAAGGAGCAGGGCCTGATGACCTCCATCAAGGAGGGCGCCAAGATGTCCGACGACACGATCCAGGCGATCGCCGACGCGGTGGCGGAGTTCAAGAAGCAGTTCGAGACGAGCGACGGCAAGCTGCTCGGCGAGGACGCCCCGGCCGCTGCCGCCAAGTGA
- a CDS encoding F0F1 ATP synthase subunit gamma codes for MGAQLRVYKRRIRSVTATKKITKAMEMIAASRVVKAQRKVAASTPYARELTRAVTAVGTGSNTKHPLTTEAENPTRAAVLLLTSDRGLAGAFNSNAIKAAEQLTERLEREGKQVDTYIVGRRGVAHYNFRERKIAEIFTGFTDEPSYADAKKVAAPLIEALQMETADGGVDELHIVYTEFVSMMTQTAVDSRMLPLRLEEVAEETSTKGEILPLFDFEPSAEDVLDALLPRYVESRIYNALLQSAASKHAATRRAMKSATDNAGELINTLSRLANAARQAEITQEISEIVGGASALADANAGSDN; via the coding sequence ATGGGAGCCCAGCTCCGGGTCTACAAGCGTCGCATCCGATCCGTCACCGCGACCAAGAAGATCACCAAGGCGATGGAGATGATCGCCGCCTCGCGCGTCGTCAAGGCGCAGCGCAAGGTGGCGGCCTCCACGCCGTACGCGAGGGAACTCACCCGCGCGGTCACGGCGGTCGGTACCGGTTCGAACACCAAGCACCCGCTGACCACGGAGGCGGAGAACCCGACCCGTGCCGCGGTCCTGCTCCTCACGAGCGACCGCGGTCTGGCCGGCGCCTTCAACTCCAACGCCATCAAGGCGGCGGAGCAGCTGACCGAGCGCCTGGAGCGCGAGGGCAAGCAGGTCGACACGTACATCGTCGGCCGGCGCGGTGTCGCCCACTACAACTTCCGTGAGCGCAAGATCGCGGAGATCTTCACGGGCTTCACCGACGAGCCCTCGTACGCGGACGCCAAGAAGGTCGCGGCCCCGCTGATCGAGGCGCTCCAGATGGAGACGGCGGACGGCGGCGTGGACGAACTCCACATCGTCTACACCGAGTTCGTGTCGATGATGACGCAGACGGCGGTCGACTCCCGGATGCTTCCGCTGCGCCTCGAAGAGGTCGCGGAGGAGACGTCCACCAAGGGCGAGATCCTGCCGCTGTTCGACTTCGAGCCCTCGGCGGAGGACGTCCTCGACGCCCTGCTGCCGCGGTACGTCGAGAGCCGGATCTACAACGCGCTGCTCCAGTCGGCCGCTTCGAAGCACGCCGCCACGCGGCGCGCGATGAAGTCGGCCACCGACAACGCGGGCGAGCTGATCAATACGCTCTCCCGTCTTGCCAACGCGGCCCGCCAGGCCGAAATCACCCAGGAAATCAGCGAGATCGTCGGTGGCGCCAGTGCCCTGGCCGACGCGAACGCGGGGAGTGACAACTAA
- the atpD gene encoding F0F1 ATP synthase subunit beta: MTTTVETATATGRVARVIGPVVDVEFPVDAMPEIYNALHVEVADPAKEGELKTLTLEVAQHLGDGLVRTISMQPTDGLVRQAPVTDTGSSISVPVGDFTTGKVFNTLGEVLNVDEQYTGERWPIHRKAPNFDELESKTEMFETGVKVIDLLTPYVKGGKIGLFGGAGVGKTVLIQEMIYRVANNHDGVSVFAGVGERTREGNDLIDEMSESGVIDKTALVFGQMDEPPGTRLRVALAGLTMAEYFRDVQKQDVLFFIDNIFRFTQAGSEVSTLLGRMPSAVGYQPNLADEMGLLQERITSTRGHSITSMQAIYVPADDLTDPAPATTFAHLDATTVLSRPISEKGIYPAVDPLDSTSRILDPRYIAADHYNAAMRVKNILQKYKDLQDIIAILGIDELGEEDKLVVHRARRVERFLSQNTHVAKQFTGVDGSDVPLDESIAAFNAICDGEYDHFPEQAFFMCGGIEDLKNNAKELGVS, encoded by the coding sequence ATGACCACCACTGTTGAGACCGCGACGGCCACGGGCCGCGTCGCCCGGGTCATCGGCCCGGTCGTCGACGTGGAGTTCCCCGTCGACGCGATGCCGGAGATCTACAACGCGCTGCACGTCGAGGTCGCCGACCCGGCCAAGGAGGGTGAGCTCAAGACGCTGACCCTCGAGGTCGCCCAGCACCTGGGTGACGGCCTGGTCCGCACCATCTCCATGCAGCCCACCGACGGTCTGGTCCGCCAGGCCCCGGTGACCGACACCGGCTCCTCGATCTCCGTGCCGGTCGGCGACTTCACCACCGGCAAGGTGTTCAACACCCTCGGCGAGGTGCTGAACGTCGACGAGCAGTACACCGGCGAGCGCTGGCCGATCCACCGCAAGGCGCCGAACTTCGACGAGCTCGAGTCGAAGACCGAGATGTTCGAGACCGGCGTCAAGGTCATCGACCTTCTCACCCCGTACGTCAAGGGTGGAAAGATCGGTCTGTTCGGTGGTGCCGGCGTCGGCAAGACGGTGCTCATCCAGGAGATGATCTACCGCGTCGCCAACAACCACGACGGTGTGTCGGTGTTCGCCGGTGTCGGTGAGCGCACCCGTGAGGGCAACGACCTCATCGACGAGATGAGCGAGTCGGGCGTCATCGACAAGACCGCCCTGGTCTTCGGCCAGATGGACGAGCCCCCGGGCACCCGTCTGCGCGTGGCCCTCGCCGGTCTGACCATGGCGGAGTACTTCCGCGATGTGCAGAAGCAGGACGTGCTGTTCTTCATCGACAACATCTTCCGCTTCACCCAGGCCGGTTCCGAGGTGTCGACCCTGCTCGGCCGTATGCCCTCCGCGGTGGGCTACCAGCCGAACCTGGCCGACGAGATGGGTCTCCTCCAGGAGCGCATCACCTCGACCCGTGGTCACTCGATCACCTCGATGCAGGCGATCTACGTCCCCGCGGACGACCTGACCGACCCGGCCCCGGCCACCACCTTCGCCCACCTCGACGCGACGACGGTGCTTTCCCGTCCGATCTCGGAGAAGGGCATCTACCCGGCCGTGGACCCGCTGGACTCGACGTCCCGCATCCTCGACCCGCGGTACATCGCGGCGGACCACTACAACGCCGCGATGCGCGTGAAGAACATCCTGCAGAAGTACAAGGACCTGCAGGACATCATCGCGATCCTCGGTATCGACGAGCTCGGCGAGGAGGACAAGCTCGTCGTCCACCGTGCCCGTCGCGTGGAGCGCTTCCTGTCCCAGAACACCCACGTCGCCAAGCAGTTCACCGGCGTCGACGGGTCGGACGTCCCGCTGGACGAGTCGATCGCGGCCTTCAACGCGATCTGCGACGGCGAGTACGACCACTTCCCGGAGCAGGCGTTCTTCATGTGCGGTGGCATCGAGGACCTGAAGAACAACGCCAAGGAGCTGGGCGTCTCCTGA
- a CDS encoding F0F1 ATP synthase subunit epsilon, which translates to MAAELHVALVAADREVWSGEATLVVARTTSGDIGVMPGHQPLLGVLESGPVTIRTREGGTVVAAVHGGFISFADDKLSLLAEIAELSDEIDVQSAEQELARAKAEDDAEAQRRADVRLRAASAGR; encoded by the coding sequence TTGGCTGCTGAGCTGCACGTCGCGCTGGTCGCGGCCGACCGAGAGGTCTGGTCCGGCGAGGCCACCCTGGTCGTCGCGCGCACCACGTCCGGCGACATCGGCGTCATGCCCGGTCACCAGCCGCTGCTCGGTGTGCTGGAGTCGGGCCCGGTGACCATTCGTACGCGTGAGGGCGGGACGGTCGTCGCCGCGGTGCACGGCGGTTTCATCTCGTTCGCGGACGACAAGCTGTCGCTGCTGGCCGAGATCGCCGAGCTGTCGGACGAGATCGACGTCCAGAGCGCGGAGCAGGAACTCGCCCGAGCGAAGGCGGAGGACGACGCTGAGGCCCAGCGTCGTGCGGACGTCCGTCTGCGGGCGGCGTCGGCGGGGCGCTGA
- a CDS encoding DUF2550 domain-containing protein gives MVLALTVCGIVVALVVVGLFVFGLRRRLIQRSGGTFDCSLRWDAPEAAGDSGGKGWAYGVARYNGDRVEWFRVFSYALRPRRVLERSAIEVAGRRVPEGEEELALLSDAVILACLHRGTRLELAMSEDALTGFLAWLEAAPPGQRVNVA, from the coding sequence ATGGTCCTCGCTCTGACTGTGTGCGGAATCGTGGTGGCGCTCGTGGTGGTGGGGCTCTTCGTCTTCGGCCTGCGCCGCCGGCTCATCCAGCGTTCCGGCGGGACCTTCGACTGCAGCCTGCGTTGGGACGCCCCCGAGGCCGCCGGTGACTCCGGCGGCAAGGGCTGGGCGTACGGGGTGGCACGTTACAACGGCGACCGGGTCGAGTGGTTCCGGGTGTTCTCCTACGCCCTCCGCCCGCGCCGCGTCCTGGAGCGCTCCGCGATCGAGGTGGCCGGCCGCCGCGTCCCCGAGGGCGAGGAGGAGCTGGCGCTCCTGTCGGACGCGGTCATCCTCGCCTGTCTGCACCGGGGTACGCGTCTGGAGCTCGCGATGAGCGAGGACGCGCTGACCGGTTTCCTCGCCTGGCTGGAAGCGGCCCCGCCCGGACAGCGGGTGAACGTCGCGTAG
- a CDS encoding glycoside hydrolase family 18 chitinase, with protein sequence MRFRHRAAAGFATLLLPFAGLVGLASPAQAATSATATYAKTQDWGSGFEGKWTVKNTGTTTINSWTVEWDFPSGTKVTSAWDATVTSSGDHWTAKNVGWNGTLAPGASVSFGFNGSGTGSPSGCKLNGGGCDGTSVPGDNAPSAPGTPTASGITDTSVKLSWTAATDDKGIKNYDVLRDGAKVATVTGTTYTDSGLAKGTDYSYAVQARDTADQTGPASGAVKVRTTGNTEEPPPTGDKVKLGYFTEWGVYGRNYHVKNLVTSGSAAKITHINYAFGNVVNGQCKLDDSYAATDKAYTADQSVSGTADTWDQPLRGNFNQLRQLKAKYPHIKVLYSFGGWTYSGGFGQAAQNPAAFAKSCKQVVEDPRWADVFDGIDIDWEYPNACGLTCDTSGPAAFKNLSQALRAEFGNDYLITAAITADGSAGGKIDAADYGGAAQYLDWYNVMTYDYFGAWDKAGPTAPHSPLNSYNGIPKEGFNSAAAISKLRAKGVPASKLLLGIGFYGRGWTGVSQAAPGGTATGPATGTYEAGIEDYKVLKNSCPATGTVAGTAYAHCGNNWWSYDTPATINTKMAWAKSQGLGGAFFWEFSGDTANGELVGAIDGGLK encoded by the coding sequence ATGCGCTTCAGACACAGAGCCGCGGCAGGGTTCGCGACCCTGCTGCTCCCCTTCGCCGGCCTGGTCGGCCTCGCGAGCCCCGCCCAGGCCGCGACCTCGGCGACCGCCACCTACGCCAAGACCCAGGACTGGGGCTCGGGCTTCGAGGGCAAGTGGACGGTGAAGAACACCGGCACCACGACCATCAACTCCTGGACCGTCGAGTGGGACTTCCCCTCCGGCACCAAGGTCACCTCCGCCTGGGACGCCACGGTCACCAGCTCCGGTGACCACTGGACCGCCAAGAACGTCGGCTGGAACGGCACCCTCGCCCCCGGGGCGTCCGTCAGCTTCGGCTTCAACGGCAGCGGCACCGGCTCCCCCTCGGGCTGCAAGCTCAACGGCGGCGGCTGCGACGGCACTTCCGTCCCGGGCGACAACGCCCCGTCCGCGCCCGGCACCCCCACCGCCTCGGGCATCACCGACACCTCGGTGAAGCTGTCCTGGACGGCGGCGACCGACGACAAGGGCATCAAGAACTACGACGTCCTGCGCGACGGCGCGAAGGTCGCCACCGTCACCGGCACCACGTACACCGACAGCGGTCTCGCCAAGGGCACCGACTACTCGTACGCCGTGCAGGCCCGGGACACCGCCGACCAGACCGGCCCGGCCAGCGGCGCGGTGAAGGTCCGCACCACCGGCAACACCGAGGAGCCGCCGCCCACCGGCGACAAGGTCAAGCTCGGCTACTTCACCGAGTGGGGCGTCTACGGCCGCAACTACCACGTCAAGAACCTGGTGACGTCCGGCTCCGCCGCCAAGATCACGCACATCAACTACGCGTTCGGCAACGTCGTCAACGGCCAGTGCAAGCTCGACGACTCCTACGCCGCCACCGACAAGGCCTACACCGCCGACCAGTCCGTCAGCGGCACCGCCGACACCTGGGACCAGCCGCTGCGCGGCAACTTCAACCAGCTGCGCCAGCTGAAGGCCAAGTACCCGCACATCAAGGTGCTGTACTCCTTCGGCGGCTGGACCTACTCCGGCGGCTTCGGCCAGGCCGCGCAGAACCCCGCCGCGTTCGCCAAGTCCTGCAAGCAGGTGGTGGAGGACCCGCGCTGGGCCGATGTCTTCGACGGCATCGACATCGACTGGGAGTACCCGAACGCCTGTGGTCTGACCTGTGACACCAGCGGCCCGGCGGCCTTCAAGAACCTCTCCCAGGCGCTGCGCGCCGAGTTCGGCAACGACTACCTGATCACCGCCGCCATCACCGCGGACGGCTCCGCGGGCGGCAAGATTGACGCGGCCGACTACGGCGGCGCCGCGCAGTACCTCGACTGGTACAACGTGATGACGTACGACTACTTCGGCGCCTGGGACAAGGCCGGTCCGACCGCCCCCCACTCGCCGCTGAACTCGTACAACGGCATCCCGAAGGAGGGCTTCAACTCGGCGGCCGCGATCTCCAAGCTGCGCGCGAAGGGCGTCCCGGCGAGCAAGCTGCTGCTCGGCATCGGCTTCTACGGCCGCGGCTGGACCGGCGTCAGCCAGGCCGCTCCCGGCGGCACCGCCACCGGCCCGGCGACCGGCACCTACGAGGCGGGCATCGAGGACTACAAGGTCCTCAAGAACTCCTGCCCGGCCACCGGCACCGTCGCGGGCACGGCGTACGCCCACTGCGGCAACAACTGGTGGTCCTACGACACCCCGGCGACCATCAACACCAAGATGGCCTGGGCCAAGAGCCAGGGCCTGGGCGGCGCCTTCTTCTGGGAGTTCAGCGGCGACACCGCGAACGGTGAGCTGGTGGGCGCCATCGACGGCGGACTGAAGTAA
- a CDS encoding response regulator, whose amino-acid sequence MIRVLVAEDQSAVRAGLVLILRSAPDIEVVGEAGDGERAVALARELRPDVVLMDVQMPRLDGVSATRQVVGEGLADVLVLTTFDLDEYVFGALRAGAAGFLLKNTEAKDLITAVRTVAAGEGIVAPAVTRRLIAEFAAKPARPVTADPAVLDSLTRREREVLSCLGEGLSNAGIADRLDMAEATVKTHVSRLLGKLELRSRVQAAVLAQELGI is encoded by the coding sequence ATGATCCGCGTCCTGGTCGCCGAGGACCAGTCCGCAGTCCGCGCCGGACTGGTGCTCATCCTGCGCAGCGCGCCCGACATCGAGGTGGTCGGCGAGGCGGGCGACGGCGAGCGGGCGGTGGCGCTCGCCCGCGAACTGCGCCCCGACGTGGTGCTGATGGACGTGCAGATGCCGCGCCTGGACGGGGTGTCGGCGACCCGGCAGGTGGTCGGGGAGGGCCTCGCCGATGTGCTCGTGCTGACCACCTTCGACCTCGACGAGTACGTGTTCGGGGCGCTGCGGGCCGGCGCCGCGGGGTTCCTGCTGAAGAACACCGAGGCGAAGGACCTCATCACCGCGGTGCGCACGGTGGCGGCCGGCGAGGGCATCGTCGCACCGGCCGTCACCCGGCGGCTGATCGCCGAGTTCGCCGCGAAGCCCGCCCGGCCGGTGACGGCGGATCCGGCGGTGCTGGACTCCCTCACCCGGCGCGAACGGGAGGTGCTGTCCTGTCTCGGCGAGGGGCTGTCCAACGCCGGCATCGCGGACCGCCTCGACATGGCCGAGGCCACGGTGAAGACGCACGTCAGCCGGTTGCTGGGCAAGCTGGAACTGCGCAGCAGGGTGCAAGCCGCGGTGCTCGCACAGGAATTGGGGATCTGA
- a CDS encoding sensor histidine kinase: MAVRLTRPPRFDVGVALAGLAGGLLLWAFGLGVRKADDPLVLLDGRGPLLVPLAVIAGCELLRRTAPRTALLTGTLALAADVVTQGSIATIVMYTDLVYAAVLYGTPATARRLPWITGLLTIAATLVPYAVWRVPEALLIGLVIGAVTFTPASTGLIVRNHRDAAESARLRAEQTALLAEMDRAQAVTAERARMARELHDMVANHLSAIAIHSTAALSLEDERTSREALGVIRENSVQGLSEMRRLIGILRDGSDDREPSATPTLDSLGALVEGARANGLDVTLDARYDTVPAPVELAAYRIVQESLTNALKHAAPGTVTVRLRRHADALDIRVSSPYGGRDTPRAPGSGAGLVGMRERTALLDGTFDAGPQSGPDGGLWVVRATLPATDIPRGETE; encoded by the coding sequence ATGGCCGTACGACTGACCCGCCCGCCCCGCTTCGACGTGGGGGTCGCGCTCGCCGGACTCGCCGGCGGGCTGCTGCTGTGGGCGTTCGGGCTCGGCGTGCGGAAGGCCGACGACCCGCTGGTCCTCCTCGACGGCCGCGGGCCGCTCCTGGTGCCGCTCGCGGTGATCGCCGGCTGCGAACTGCTGCGCCGCACCGCCCCGCGCACCGCCCTGCTGACCGGCACGCTGGCGCTGGCGGCGGACGTCGTGACGCAGGGCAGCATCGCCACGATCGTGATGTACACCGACCTGGTGTACGCCGCCGTCCTGTACGGCACGCCCGCCACCGCCCGCCGGCTGCCGTGGATCACCGGACTGCTGACCATCGCGGCGACGCTGGTGCCGTACGCCGTGTGGCGGGTGCCGGAGGCACTGCTGATCGGTCTCGTCATCGGCGCCGTGACGTTCACCCCCGCCTCGACCGGCCTCATCGTGCGCAACCACCGCGACGCCGCCGAGTCGGCCCGGCTGCGGGCCGAACAGACCGCGCTGCTCGCGGAGATGGACCGCGCCCAGGCGGTGACCGCGGAACGCGCCCGGATGGCACGGGAGTTGCACGACATGGTCGCCAACCACCTGTCCGCCATCGCCATCCACTCCACGGCCGCACTCTCCCTGGAGGACGAGCGGACCTCCCGTGAGGCGCTCGGGGTGATCCGGGAGAACAGCGTGCAGGGGCTGTCCGAGATGCGGCGGCTCATCGGCATCCTGCGGGACGGTTCCGACGACCGGGAACCCTCCGCGACGCCCACCCTCGACAGCCTAGGCGCCCTGGTGGAGGGCGCCCGCGCCAACGGCCTCGACGTCACCCTGGACGCCCGGTACGACACGGTCCCCGCACCCGTCGAGCTCGCCGCGTACAGGATCGTGCAGGAGTCGCTGACGAACGCGCTGAAGCACGCCGCGCCGGGGACCGTCACCGTGCGGCTGCGCCGGCACGCCGACGCCCTCGACATCCGGGTGAGCAGCCCGTACGGCGGCCGGGACACCCCCCGCGCGCCGGGTTCCGGGGCGGGTCTCGTCGGCATGCGGGAGCGGACGGCCCTGCTGGACGGCACCTTCGACGCCGGGCCGCAGAGCGGCCCGGACGGCGGGCTGTGGGTGGTACGCGCCACCCTGCCCGCCACCGACATCCCCCGAGGAGAGACGGAATGA
- a CDS encoding cob(I)yrinic acid a,c-diamide adenosyltransferase — translation MVNLTRIYTRTGDKGTTHLGDMSRVAKTDLRISAYADANEANAVIGTAIALGGLEHEVVQVLTRVQNDLFDVGADLSTPVAENPEYPPLRVEQFYVDRLEADCDRFNDQLEKLRSFILPGGTPGAALLHQACTVVRRAERATWAAMEVHGETMNPLTATYLNRLSDLLFILARIANKETGDVLWVPGGER, via the coding sequence ATGGTCAACCTGACGCGTATCTACACGAGGACCGGCGACAAGGGCACCACCCATCTCGGTGACATGTCCCGGGTCGCCAAGACCGATCTGCGGATCTCCGCCTACGCGGACGCCAACGAGGCGAACGCGGTGATCGGTACGGCGATCGCGCTCGGCGGTCTGGAACACGAGGTCGTCCAGGTCCTCACCCGCGTGCAGAACGACCTGTTCGACGTGGGCGCCGATCTGTCGACGCCGGTGGCGGAGAACCCCGAGTACCCGCCGCTGCGGGTCGAGCAGTTCTACGTCGACCGGCTGGAGGCGGACTGCGACCGCTTCAACGACCAGCTGGAGAAGCTCCGCTCCTTCATCCTGCCGGGCGGCACGCCGGGCGCTGCCCTGCTGCACCAGGCGTGCACGGTCGTACGGCGGGCCGAGCGCGCCACCTGGGCCGCCATGGAGGTCCACGGCGAGACGATGAACCCGCTCACCGCCACCTACCTCAACCGCCTCTCCGACCTTCTGTTCATCCTGGCGCGCATCGCCAACAAGGAGACCGGGGACGTGCTGTGGGTGCCGGGCGGGGAGCGCTGA